One genomic window of Streptomyces sp. WP-1 includes the following:
- a CDS encoding amidase domain-containing protein codes for MVAGVALIPNWSAGAAVTNDPTVDAATKATFQKLADAVFTDRTQALVDGSTSARTQHTKGFHGSVRLSGGQSHEQSSALGQLRARKDRLAKLGEKYSAGNTTVTLDATEVHGRSAKVAVTETTSLTYKPGTTSAKGPRTTGFQAHHELTFQAGRHGDWQLTGIKDTDDGYLAVNQVATPSAPKDDKPAAASDDGPPTAPRAAISYPAPANPKKLTGGTYDYKAMVTYAQKYWNHYNTAYPDYNGEGAGGDCTNFVSQVLKAGGWKHVPGYTDDYTKWFGTADIQSDSFVGVNEFSWFALSSKRVTPLANVYQADLGDVIQMDFNRDGSKDHSMVVTYRDASGVPYVTYHSTNTYNRSVASLVASYPTAYYYAYRT; via the coding sequence GTGGTCGCCGGCGTGGCGCTCATACCCAACTGGAGCGCGGGCGCGGCGGTCACCAACGACCCGACCGTGGACGCGGCCACCAAGGCGACCTTCCAGAAGCTCGCCGACGCGGTCTTCACCGACCGCACCCAGGCCCTGGTGGACGGCTCCACCAGCGCCCGCACCCAGCACACCAAGGGCTTCCACGGCTCCGTCCGCCTCTCCGGCGGCCAGAGCCACGAGCAGTCCTCCGCCCTCGGCCAGCTGCGCGCCCGCAAGGACCGCCTCGCCAAGCTGGGCGAGAAGTACAGCGCCGGCAACACCACGGTGACGCTCGACGCCACCGAGGTGCACGGCCGCAGCGCCAAGGTCGCCGTCACCGAGACGACGTCGCTGACCTACAAGCCGGGCACCACCTCGGCCAAGGGCCCGAGGACGACGGGCTTCCAGGCCCACCACGAGCTGACCTTCCAGGCCGGCCGGCACGGTGACTGGCAGCTCACGGGCATCAAGGACACCGACGACGGCTACCTCGCCGTCAACCAGGTCGCCACGCCCTCCGCGCCCAAGGACGACAAGCCCGCCGCCGCCTCCGACGACGGGCCGCCCACCGCGCCCCGCGCGGCCATCAGCTACCCGGCACCGGCGAACCCCAAGAAGCTCACCGGGGGTACGTACGACTACAAGGCGATGGTCACGTACGCGCAGAAGTACTGGAACCACTACAACACCGCGTACCCGGACTACAACGGTGAAGGCGCCGGCGGCGACTGCACCAACTTCGTCAGCCAGGTGCTGAAGGCGGGCGGCTGGAAGCACGTCCCCGGCTACACCGACGACTACACCAAGTGGTTCGGCACCGCCGACATCCAGTCCGACTCCTTCGTCGGCGTCAACGAGTTCTCCTGGTTCGCGCTGTCCTCCAAGCGCGTCACCCCGCTCGCCAACGTGTACCAGGCGGACCTCGGTGACGTGATCCAGATGGACTTCAACCGGGACGGGTCCAAGGACCACTCCATGGTCGTCACCTACCGGGACGCCTCCGGCGTGCCCTACGTGACGTACCACTCCACCAACACCTACAACAGGTCGGTGGCCAGCCTGGTCGCGTCCTACCCGACGGCGTACTACTACGCCTACAGGACCTGA
- a CDS encoding DUF4383 domain-containing protein: MATHAARTQDKQRIRFDQHLPTDHRLNLVYRVGAGLIGAFLVVFGILGLINHIGFFDIGGATVAGLNTNGTLSVLSICIGALLLVGMVIGGNVASTLNMVLGILFLLNGFLFLALLDTPNNFLAFRIQNVLFSFVVGLLLMTFGMYGRVGHALPHDNPYWRARHPESSPQEGPGRPDRRGQVL; this comes from the coding sequence ATGGCCACGCACGCAGCGCGTACGCAGGACAAGCAGCGGATCCGGTTCGATCAGCATCTGCCGACCGATCACCGGCTGAACCTGGTGTACCGGGTCGGTGCGGGGCTGATCGGCGCGTTCCTCGTCGTCTTCGGCATCCTGGGCCTGATCAACCACATCGGGTTCTTCGACATCGGCGGTGCGACCGTCGCCGGTCTGAACACGAACGGCACGCTCAGTGTGCTGTCGATCTGCATCGGCGCGCTGCTGCTGGTCGGCATGGTGATCGGGGGGAACGTCGCGTCCACGCTGAACATGGTGCTGGGCATCCTGTTCCTGCTGAACGGGTTCCTGTTCCTGGCCCTGCTGGACACGCCGAACAACTTCCTGGCGTTCAGGATCCAGAACGTGCTGTTCAGCTTCGTGGTGGGGCTGCTGCTGATGACCTTCGGGATGTACGGCCGGGTCGGTCACGCGCTGCCGCACGACAATCCGTACTGGCGGGCCCGCCACCCCGAGTCCTCCCCGCAGGAAGGACCGGGGCGGCCGGACCGGCGCGGTCAGGTCCTGTAG
- the helR gene encoding RNA polymerase recycling motor ATPase HelR, which produces MPTATSAFDLPDRLVAKAAPELIATDDAHFAAIARCLERTIAEVSDQLDQERRAPGGLGRQALDRDAEVHRLTTRLRALRRFGLDLCLGRMVSAENPDEPVYVGRLGLTDHTGRRLLLDWRSPAAEPFFGATHGNPTGLASRRRYRWADGRIRDYWDEVFAPDALDGHAALDDQSAFIASLGGERSPRMRDVLGTIQADQDAIIRAGSRGALVVDGGPGTGKTVVALHRSAYLLYSDPRLGHRRGGVLFVGPHRPYLAYVSDVLPSLGEEGVQTCVLRDLVAEGAAARTEPDPEVARLKSSARLVGAIERAVRFYEEPPTEPLTVTTPWGELELTVSDWESAFDAAEPGTPHNEARAQVWDELLTLLADRHDGAPTELLRRSLAGDRELRTAFDRSWPLLEAADLVGDLWSVPAYLRLCAPWLTPEEVRLLRRADAQAWTVSDLPFLDAARQRLGDPKAAVRERRRKAAVAAEHARMAGVIDNMLAADHDGEGAVTMLHGQDLRDALIDETVLPTAEPDALAGPFAHIVVDEAQELTDAEWQMLLSRCPSRSFTIVGDRAQARHGFTESWQERLARIGFGRVELAGLTVNYRTPKEIMAEAEPVVRAALPDANVPTSIRGNGLPVGRGSAADLTAVLDDWLAAHPEGTACVIGAPDFRPSSPRVRSLSPALSKGLEFDLVVLVDPERFGEGVAGAVDRYVAMTRATRQLIILTSPTAEPAPIDEHPFG; this is translated from the coding sequence GTGCCCACCGCCACCAGCGCCTTCGACCTCCCCGACCGCCTCGTCGCCAAGGCCGCCCCGGAGCTGATCGCCACCGACGACGCGCACTTCGCGGCGATCGCGCGGTGCCTGGAGCGGACGATCGCCGAGGTCTCCGACCAGCTCGACCAGGAGCGCCGGGCCCCCGGCGGACTGGGCCGGCAGGCACTGGACCGGGACGCCGAGGTGCACCGGCTGACCACCCGCCTGCGCGCCCTGCGCCGCTTCGGCCTCGACCTGTGCCTCGGCCGCATGGTGAGCGCCGAGAACCCCGACGAGCCGGTCTACGTCGGCCGGCTCGGCCTCACCGACCACACCGGCCGCCGGCTGCTGCTGGACTGGCGCTCCCCGGCCGCGGAGCCCTTCTTCGGCGCCACCCACGGCAATCCGACGGGCCTGGCGAGCCGTCGCAGATACCGCTGGGCGGACGGCCGTATCCGCGACTACTGGGACGAGGTGTTCGCCCCGGACGCGCTGGACGGGCACGCCGCGCTGGACGACCAGTCGGCGTTCATCGCGAGCCTGGGCGGCGAGCGCTCGCCGCGGATGCGCGATGTGCTCGGCACCATCCAGGCCGACCAGGACGCCATCATCCGGGCGGGCTCGCGCGGCGCCCTCGTCGTGGACGGCGGCCCCGGCACCGGCAAGACGGTCGTCGCCCTGCACCGCTCCGCCTACCTCCTCTACTCCGACCCGCGCCTCGGCCACCGGCGCGGCGGGGTGCTCTTCGTCGGCCCGCACCGGCCGTATCTGGCGTACGTCTCCGATGTGCTGCCGAGCCTCGGCGAGGAGGGCGTGCAGACCTGCGTCCTGCGGGACCTCGTCGCCGAGGGCGCCGCCGCGCGCACCGAGCCCGATCCCGAGGTGGCGCGGCTGAAGTCGTCCGCGCGGCTGGTGGGGGCGATCGAGCGGGCCGTACGGTTCTACGAGGAGCCGCCCACCGAGCCGCTGACGGTCACCACCCCCTGGGGCGAGCTCGAACTGACCGTCTCCGACTGGGAGTCGGCGTTCGACGCGGCCGAGCCCGGCACCCCGCACAACGAGGCACGCGCCCAGGTCTGGGACGAACTCCTCACCCTCCTGGCCGACCGGCACGACGGCGCCCCCACCGAACTCCTGCGCAGGTCGCTGGCGGGCGACCGGGAGCTGCGCACGGCCTTCGACCGCTCCTGGCCGCTGCTGGAGGCGGCCGACCTGGTCGGCGACCTCTGGTCGGTCCCGGCGTATCTGCGGCTGTGCGCCCCCTGGCTCACCCCCGAGGAGGTACGACTGCTGCGGCGCGCGGACGCGCAGGCGTGGACGGTGTCCGACCTGCCGTTCCTGGACGCGGCACGGCAGCGCCTCGGCGACCCGAAGGCGGCGGTGCGCGAACGCCGGCGCAAGGCGGCCGTCGCCGCCGAACACGCGCGGATGGCCGGGGTCATCGACAACATGCTCGCGGCCGACCACGACGGCGAGGGCGCGGTGACGATGCTGCACGGACAGGATCTGCGGGACGCCCTGATCGACGAGACGGTGCTGCCCACCGCCGAACCGGACGCGCTCGCGGGGCCGTTCGCGCACATCGTGGTGGACGAGGCGCAGGAACTCACCGACGCGGAATGGCAGATGCTGCTGTCGCGGTGCCCGTCGCGCAGCTTCACCATCGTCGGCGACCGCGCCCAGGCCCGGCACGGATTCACCGAGTCCTGGCAGGAGCGGCTCGCCCGTATCGGCTTCGGCCGGGTCGAGTTGGCCGGTCTGACCGTCAACTACCGTACGCCGAAGGAGATCATGGCGGAGGCGGAGCCGGTCGTACGGGCCGCGCTGCCGGACGCCAATGTGCCGACCTCGATCCGCGGCAACGGCCTGCCGGTGGGCCGCGGCTCGGCGGCCGACCTGACCGCGGTCCTCGACGACTGGCTCGCCGCCCACCCCGAGGGCACCGCCTGCGTCATCGGCGCCCCGGACTTCCGCCCGTCGAGCCCCCGCGTCCGCTCGCTGTCCCCCGCCCTGTCGAAGGGCCTGGAGTTCGACCTGGTCGTCCTGGTCGATCCCGAGCGCTTCGGGGAGGGCGTGGCGGGCGCCGTGGACCGCTATGTGGCGATGACCAGGGCCACCCGGCAGCTGATCATCCTCACGAGCCCCACCGCGGAGCCCGCCCCCATCGATGAACACCCGTTCGGATGA
- a CDS encoding DUF2277 domain-containing protein, giving the protein MCRSIKTLRPPVLPTEATEEDIHAAALQYVRKVSGFRAPAAHNREVFDAAVAAVARATAELLGGLEVRGHAPRAVTEAEERP; this is encoded by the coding sequence ATGTGCCGGAGTATCAAGACGCTGCGTCCGCCCGTGCTGCCCACCGAGGCCACGGAGGAGGACATTCACGCCGCCGCGCTGCAATACGTGCGCAAGGTCTCGGGCTTCCGTGCCCCCGCCGCCCACAACCGCGAGGTCTTCGACGCCGCCGTGGCCGCCGTCGCCCGTGCCACGGCCGAACTGCTCGGCGGCCTGGAGGTGCGCGGGCACGCGCCACGCGCTGTTACGGAAGCGGAAGAACGCCCGTAA
- a CDS encoding DoxX family protein produces the protein MPSARLNSAQPYALGLFRIVVGLLFTAHGAASLFGVFGGAVGTHGGTVATGTWPGWYAAVIQLVAGALVLIGLGTRGAALIASGSMAFAYFDIHQQQALLPIQNGGEPAAMFCWAFLLLVFTGSGAFGLDRLLVRRSADADERVPEQAPIAA, from the coding sequence ATGCCTTCCGCTCGCCTCAACTCCGCGCAGCCCTACGCCCTCGGGCTGTTCCGCATCGTCGTCGGCCTGCTCTTCACCGCGCACGGCGCCGCCTCGCTCTTCGGCGTCTTCGGCGGGGCCGTGGGCACCCATGGCGGCACCGTCGCCACCGGCACCTGGCCCGGCTGGTACGCGGCCGTGATCCAGCTGGTGGCCGGCGCCCTGGTGCTCATCGGCCTGGGCACCCGCGGTGCCGCGCTGATCGCCTCCGGCTCGATGGCGTTCGCGTACTTCGACATCCACCAGCAGCAGGCGCTGCTGCCCATCCAGAACGGCGGCGAGCCCGCGGCCATGTTCTGCTGGGCCTTCCTCCTGCTGGTCTTCACCGGGTCCGGCGCCTTCGGCCTCGACCGGCTCCTCGTCCGGCGCTCGGCGGACGCGGACGAGCGCGTTCCGGAGCAGGCCCCGATAGCCGCGTGA
- a CDS encoding DedA family protein, producing MFESVGSLAAGPWIYAVVSLSVLLDVFLPVLPSGVLVITAGTAAAAGSGAATAATGRVPHGVPDLLALVLLAAAASVLGDLVAYRLAWRGGERLDRAIARSRRLTTAQERLGGALARGGGALVVLARFAPAGRSVVSFCAGAAHRRARDFLPWSALAGLSWAAYSVALGYFGARWLGATWLATGVSLAALFGAGAAAGFLMRRQPAS from the coding sequence GTGTTCGAGAGTGTGGGGTCGCTCGCGGCCGGTCCGTGGATCTATGCCGTGGTGTCCCTGTCCGTGCTGCTCGACGTGTTCCTGCCGGTGCTGCCGAGCGGTGTGCTCGTCATCACGGCGGGCACGGCGGCGGCCGCGGGCTCGGGCGCGGCGACCGCCGCCACCGGCCGGGTCCCGCACGGGGTGCCGGACCTGCTGGCCCTGGTCCTGCTGGCCGCGGCGGCCTCGGTCCTCGGCGATCTGGTGGCCTACCGGCTGGCCTGGCGGGGCGGGGAGCGGCTGGACCGCGCGATAGCCCGCTCCCGTCGGCTGACCACCGCGCAGGAGCGTCTCGGCGGTGCCCTGGCCCGGGGCGGCGGCGCGCTCGTCGTCCTCGCCCGCTTCGCCCCCGCCGGGCGCTCGGTCGTCTCCTTCTGCGCCGGCGCCGCCCACCGCAGGGCCCGCGACTTCCTCCCCTGGTCGGCCCTCGCCGGTCTGTCCTGGGCCGCCTACAGCGTCGCCCTCGGCTACTTCGGCGCGCGCTGGCTCGGCGCCACCTGGCTGGCGACCGGGGTGTCCCTGGCCGCGCTGTTCGGGGCGGGCGCGGCGGCGGGATTCCTGATGCGCAGGCAGCCCGCTTCCTGA
- a CDS encoding HNH endonuclease family protein, with the protein MPKFYARRRLSVLAGLTGLVATAALFNSPTASAALPTPVAASTARGYLSQLTVAAEDRTGYSRDKFPTWITIEGNCNTREWIIKRDGTNVVTNSACTATSGSWYSPYDGATWTSASDVDIDHLVPLAEAWDSGASKWTTAQRQAFANDVTRPQLLAVTDNVNQSKGDQDPATWIPSRTAYDCTYVRAWVQVKYYYNLSVDPAEKTALQNDLSGC; encoded by the coding sequence ATGCCCAAGTTCTACGCGCGTCGACGTCTCAGCGTGCTCGCCGGTCTCACCGGCCTGGTCGCCACCGCCGCGCTGTTCAACTCCCCCACCGCCTCCGCGGCCCTGCCGACGCCGGTCGCCGCGTCCACCGCCCGTGGCTACCTCTCCCAGCTCACCGTCGCCGCCGAGGACCGCACCGGCTACAGCCGCGACAAGTTCCCGACGTGGATCACCATCGAGGGCAACTGCAACACCCGTGAGTGGATCATCAAGCGGGACGGCACGAACGTCGTCACCAACTCCGCCTGCACCGCGACCAGCGGCAGCTGGTACTCGCCGTACGACGGCGCGACCTGGACGTCCGCCTCCGACGTGGACATCGACCACCTCGTGCCGCTGGCCGAGGCCTGGGACTCCGGCGCGAGCAAGTGGACCACCGCCCAGCGCCAGGCGTTCGCCAACGACGTCACCCGCCCCCAGCTCCTCGCCGTCACCGACAACGTCAACCAGTCCAAGGGCGACCAGGACCCGGCCACCTGGATCCCGTCCCGCACCGCGTACGACTGCACGTACGTCCGCGCCTGGGTGCAGGTGAAGTACTACTACAACCTGTCCGTCGACCCGGCGGAGAAGACCGCGCTCCAGAACGACCTGTCGGGCTGCTGA
- a CDS encoding TMEM165/GDT1 family protein has translation MISITVTALVFGVIFLAELPDKTALAGLVLGTRYRASYVFAGVAAAFLVHVVLAVAAGSVLTLLPQRLVHAITGLLFLGGAAMLLFSKGEEEEEIKKPADQSFWKVAGTGFMLILVAEFGDLTQIMTANLAARYDDPISVGLGAVLGLWAVAGLGIVGGKALMKKVPLRLITQIAALLMLGLGAWSLYEAVAG, from the coding sequence TTGATCAGCATCACCGTGACGGCGCTCGTCTTCGGCGTCATCTTCCTCGCCGAACTGCCGGACAAGACCGCGCTCGCCGGTCTCGTGCTCGGCACCCGGTATCGCGCCAGTTACGTCTTCGCGGGCGTCGCCGCGGCCTTCCTGGTGCATGTCGTGCTCGCGGTGGCCGCGGGCAGCGTGCTCACCCTGCTGCCCCAGCGGCTCGTGCACGCCATCACCGGTCTGCTCTTCCTCGGTGGCGCCGCGATGCTGCTGTTCAGCAAGGGGGAGGAAGAGGAGGAGATCAAGAAGCCCGCCGACCAGTCCTTCTGGAAGGTCGCGGGGACGGGCTTCATGCTCATCCTGGTCGCCGAGTTCGGTGACCTCACCCAGATCATGACCGCCAACCTCGCCGCCCGCTACGACGACCCGATCTCCGTCGGCCTCGGCGCGGTGCTCGGTCTGTGGGCCGTCGCCGGGCTCGGCATCGTGGGCGGAAAGGCCCTGATGAAGAAGGTTCCGCTGCGGCTGATCACGCAGATCGCGGCGCTGCTGATGCTGGGCCTCGGCGCCTGGAGCCTGTACGAGGCGGTCGCGGGCTGA
- a CDS encoding HAD-IA family hydrolase, with protein MTATPTPAPTVLDAGALLLDMDGTLVNSDAVVERVWRRWAGRHGLDGDAVMKVVHGRQGHATMAALLPQRPVEQNLAENARMLAEETADMDGVVEVAGASVFLAALRELPHALVTSADVGLSTARMNAAGLPLPEVRVTAESVGASKPDPEGFLKGAAELGVAPAECVVFEDSGAGIAAGRAAGMVVVGVGPRAAAHGPDVVVPDLTRVRVEALPGTGIRLHIG; from the coding sequence ATGACGGCCACCCCCACGCCCGCCCCCACCGTCCTCGACGCCGGCGCCCTGCTGCTCGACATGGACGGCACCCTCGTCAACTCGGATGCCGTGGTCGAACGCGTCTGGCGGCGCTGGGCGGGGCGGCACGGGCTGGACGGCGACGCCGTGATGAAGGTCGTGCACGGCCGCCAGGGACACGCCACGATGGCCGCGCTGCTGCCCCAGCGGCCCGTGGAGCAGAACCTCGCGGAGAACGCGCGCATGCTCGCCGAGGAGACCGCCGACATGGACGGCGTGGTCGAGGTCGCCGGGGCCTCGGTCTTCCTCGCCGCGCTGCGTGAGCTGCCGCACGCCCTGGTGACCTCGGCGGACGTCGGCCTGTCCACCGCCCGGATGAACGCGGCGGGGCTGCCGCTGCCCGAGGTCCGGGTCACCGCCGAATCGGTCGGCGCGAGCAAGCCGGACCCCGAGGGCTTCCTCAAGGGCGCCGCCGAGCTGGGTGTCGCCCCGGCCGAGTGCGTCGTCTTCGAGGACTCCGGCGCGGGGATCGCGGCGGGCCGGGCCGCGGGGATGGTCGTGGTGGGGGTGGGCCCCCGGGCAGCCGCCCATGGCCCCGACGTCGTGGTGCCCGACCTGACCCGGGTACGGGTGGAGGCCCTGCCGGGCACCGGTATCCGGCTGCACATCGGCTGA
- a CDS encoding peptidoglycan-binding protein, giving the protein MTGEKGTACPECGTPRDAAGAPSCDCAERTAEAVRRTRTAQAAAAEDFDPLRIRPYVDVGPGDGADPPPAPPPVLPPVLPPVEATLPLRPVAGSADVRLLTAAPGEPGPASAPAGTPGEPVRRRRFRRTALIAAAGAGVAVVAAAGVALFSYHTPSRDDAAPEVRESVPDVPPPATATPSAHDTSAPSRSTARSIPAPPPPSPSPTPTRSPSPSPTPSRTPSRPPSPTASAPAAPANAAVLERGDSGPQVVELEYRLWELNLYDGDVNGVYTHPVENAVSTYQLTRGIQGDPLGVYGPQTRASLESETSEP; this is encoded by the coding sequence GTGACCGGGGAGAAGGGCACGGCCTGCCCGGAGTGCGGCACACCGAGGGACGCGGCGGGCGCCCCGTCCTGCGACTGCGCCGAGCGCACGGCCGAGGCGGTGCGCCGGACGCGTACGGCACAGGCGGCAGCGGCGGAGGACTTCGACCCGCTGCGGATCAGGCCCTACGTGGACGTGGGGCCCGGGGACGGCGCGGATCCCCCGCCCGCTCCCCCACCCGTTCTCCCGCCCGTTCTCCCGCCCGTCGAGGCCACGCTGCCGCTGCGCCCGGTGGCCGGATCCGCCGATGTACGGCTCCTCACGGCGGCCCCCGGCGAGCCCGGCCCCGCGTCCGCGCCCGCCGGGACACCCGGGGAGCCGGTCCGGCGCCGGCGGTTCCGCCGTACCGCGTTGATCGCCGCGGCGGGCGCGGGCGTGGCGGTCGTCGCGGCGGCCGGTGTCGCGCTGTTCTCGTACCACACGCCGTCCCGCGACGACGCGGCCCCGGAGGTCAGGGAGAGCGTCCCGGACGTGCCGCCGCCGGCCACCGCGACCCCCTCGGCGCACGACACCTCCGCCCCGTCCCGCTCGACGGCACGCTCCATACCCGCGCCGCCCCCGCCGAGCCCCTCACCCACCCCGACACGCTCACCGTCGCCGTCGCCGACCCCGAGCCGGACGCCTTCCCGGCCCCCCTCCCCCACCGCCTCCGCGCCGGCCGCCCCGGCGAACGCGGCGGTCCTGGAGCGCGGGGACTCCGGCCCACAGGTCGTCGAACTGGAGTACCGGCTGTGGGAGTTGAACCTGTACGACGGTGACGTGAACGGCGTCTACACGCACCCCGTGGAGAACGCCGTCAGCACGTACCAGCTGACCCGGGGCATCCAGGGCGACCCCCTGGGGGTGTACGGCCCACAGACCCGGGCGAGCCTGGAATCGGAGACGTCGGAACCGTAG